The following coding sequences lie in one Mesorhizobium sp. NZP2298 genomic window:
- a CDS encoding sugar ABC transporter ATP-binding protein, giving the protein MSDNIIELRDATKAFSRIPAFKNVNFDLRKGEIHALLGENGAGKSTLTKVMAGVFKLTEGKMTFDGKDVSFATPAEALRAGIAMVFQETNLVPAMTVAQNLYLGEEKMFNRLRGLYIQARQFLAGMGFQVDPTAQVSTLGAAHKQMVEIARAVHHKARVIIFDEPTATLTPEEKSHFFNLLQRLVKEGIAIIFISHALEEALDVADRITVMRDGEIVASGDAKGFTRATIVQAMVGRTLTETLHGEVKRAARPYGDKVLSVENLSCAGLVRNSSFSVFSGQVTGMFGLVGAGRTEMAKVVAGLLKRNIFHGGEIRLLGKSVRYRVPRPAVRDGIVYVTEDRKLDGFFETMTAGENLQIGELTEGANPVSMVSLARARQLAREWGERLSLRQTSDRARMIELSGGNQQKVVIAKSLIQKPKLVIFDEPTRGVDVGAIVEIHQLISDLADQGMAVVVISSYLPEILAVSDRILVVKRGRVVEEMMLSDATEERVMFAAVH; this is encoded by the coding sequence ATGTCGGATAACATCATCGAGCTCAGGGACGCCACCAAGGCCTTCTCGCGCATCCCCGCCTTCAAGAACGTCAATTTCGACCTGCGCAAGGGCGAGATCCACGCACTGCTCGGCGAAAACGGCGCCGGCAAGTCGACGCTGACCAAGGTCATGGCGGGCGTGTTCAAGCTGACCGAGGGTAAGATGACCTTCGACGGCAAGGACGTGTCCTTCGCCACACCCGCCGAAGCGCTGCGCGCCGGCATTGCCATGGTGTTCCAGGAAACCAATCTGGTGCCGGCCATGACCGTGGCGCAGAACCTCTATCTCGGCGAAGAGAAGATGTTCAACCGGCTGCGCGGCCTCTACATCCAGGCGCGTCAGTTCCTCGCCGGCATGGGCTTCCAGGTCGACCCGACCGCGCAGGTCAGCACGCTGGGCGCGGCGCACAAGCAGATGGTGGAGATCGCGCGCGCCGTCCACCACAAGGCCCGCGTCATCATCTTCGACGAACCGACGGCAACCCTGACGCCTGAAGAAAAGAGCCACTTCTTCAACCTGCTGCAACGCCTGGTCAAGGAAGGCATCGCCATCATCTTCATCAGCCACGCGCTGGAAGAGGCGCTTGATGTCGCCGACCGCATCACCGTCATGCGCGACGGCGAGATCGTCGCTTCGGGAGATGCCAAGGGCTTCACCCGCGCCACCATCGTGCAGGCGATGGTCGGCCGCACCCTGACCGAAACGCTGCATGGCGAGGTCAAGCGCGCGGCGCGGCCCTATGGCGACAAGGTGCTTTCGGTGGAGAACCTGTCCTGCGCCGGCCTGGTGCGCAACTCGTCCTTCTCGGTCTTTTCGGGCCAGGTCACCGGCATGTTCGGCCTCGTCGGCGCCGGCCGCACCGAAATGGCCAAGGTCGTTGCCGGCCTGTTGAAGCGCAACATCTTCCACGGCGGCGAAATCCGCCTGCTCGGCAAGTCGGTGCGCTACCGCGTGCCAAGGCCGGCGGTGCGCGACGGCATCGTCTATGTCACCGAGGACCGCAAGCTCGACGGCTTCTTCGAGACCATGACGGCCGGCGAGAACCTGCAGATCGGCGAACTCACCGAGGGCGCCAACCCGGTCTCGATGGTGTCGCTGGCGCGCGCCAGGCAGCTTGCCCGCGAATGGGGCGAGCGCCTGAGCCTGCGGCAGACCAGCGACCGCGCCCGGATGATCGAACTCTCCGGCGGCAATCAGCAAAAGGTCGTGATCGCCAAGTCGCTGATCCAGAAGCCGAAGCTGGTGATCTTCGACGAGCCGACGCGCGGCGTCGATGTCGGCGCCATCGTCGAGATCCACCAGCTCATCAGCGATCTCGCCGACCAGGGCATGGCCGTCGTCGTCATCTCTTCCTATCTGCCTGAAATCCTTGCCGTTTCCGACCGTATCCTGGTCGTCAAGCGCGGCCGCGTGGTCGAGGAGATGATGCTGTCGGACGCGACCGAGGAACGCGTCATGTTCGCCGCCGTCCACTGA
- a CDS encoding strictosidine synthase, translating to MSAVSQLFDRFLGRGDWAVTVPTLDGPLLPNQGLEEAGTFASLAEADNLVRTDKGVLASSAAALVRFGADGHAEVLQEFPGEITALAHARGMTALAIDGKGVVIRGGLHDGREATGDEARPLSCITALTFLDSNSLLIANGSASVPATGWRRDLMQKNASGSLWRLDLKSGRLELIRDGLAWPAGIATTGSNRIYVTEAWRHRVLAIDLATKATMPVLEHLPAYPARIAPAFNAGYWLTFYSVRNQLVEFILREEAYRKRMLAEVPEAYWMAPSLSSWRDYREPMQGSQLKQMNVLKPYAVTRSYGLVVHCDQNMKPLSSLHSRADGTVHGTVSACEAGDDLLVASRGGSRVVRVAGAAGGKRG from the coding sequence ATGAGCGCCGTGAGCCAGCTTTTCGACCGTTTTCTCGGCCGTGGCGACTGGGCGGTGACGGTGCCGACGCTTGACGGCCCCTTGCTGCCCAACCAGGGCCTCGAGGAAGCCGGGACCTTCGCCAGCCTCGCCGAGGCCGACAATCTCGTGCGCACCGACAAAGGCGTGCTGGCGAGCAGTGCCGCCGCGCTGGTGCGTTTTGGCGCCGACGGCCATGCGGAGGTGCTGCAGGAATTCCCCGGTGAGATCACGGCACTTGCCCATGCCCGCGGCATGACCGCGCTGGCGATCGACGGCAAGGGTGTCGTCATCCGGGGCGGCCTGCATGACGGGCGCGAAGCGACAGGCGACGAAGCGCGGCCGCTCTCCTGCATCACCGCCCTCACCTTCCTCGACAGCAACAGCCTGCTGATCGCCAATGGCTCGGCGTCGGTACCCGCGACCGGCTGGCGCCGCGACCTGATGCAGAAGAACGCGTCCGGTTCGCTCTGGCGTCTCGACCTGAAGAGCGGCCGGCTGGAACTGATCCGTGACGGCCTGGCCTGGCCGGCCGGCATCGCCACCACCGGCTCGAACCGCATCTACGTCACCGAGGCCTGGCGCCATCGTGTGCTGGCCATCGACCTCGCCACCAAGGCGACAATGCCGGTGCTGGAACACCTTCCGGCCTATCCCGCGCGCATAGCCCCCGCCTTCAATGCCGGCTACTGGCTGACCTTCTATTCCGTCCGCAACCAGCTGGTGGAGTTCATCCTGCGCGAGGAGGCCTACCGCAAGCGCATGCTGGCCGAGGTCCCCGAAGCCTATTGGATGGCACCGTCGCTGAGTTCATGGCGCGACTACCGCGAACCGATGCAGGGCAGCCAGCTCAAGCAGATGAATGTGCTGAAGCCTTATGCGGTCACCCGATCCTACGGGCTGGTGGTGCACTGCGACCAGAACATGAAGCCGCTGTCGAGTCTCCATTCGCGCGCCGACGGCACGGTGCACGGCACCGTGAGCGCCTGCGAGGCGGGCGATGACCTGCTGGTCGCCTCGCGCGGCGGCTCGAGGGTGGTGCGCGTGGCCGGGGCCGCCGGCGGCAAGCGGGGTTAA